A stretch of the Paenibacillus dendritiformis genome encodes the following:
- a CDS encoding GMC oxidoreductase — translation MWVYPNNWIPAKSLEEMATTDYDVLIVGSGAGGGATLYRLCELWRNQGARRIGILEKGDRLLHSHALNVPTMNVDRMRDQLWPDNSTHIGARLPSFSGARLTFALGGRTLFWNAACPRPAEFQLRYWPISTEELDVYFRLAERVLHCTSSYADGSSMQEVLMNRLHAHGILEATNMPLAIDMSGSHMGQIHSNAWFSSIHFLAYALNDRPFDLALNAYTTSVLVENGRAAGVTVASPDKRKHVIRAKNVVVSASTLETPRILLNSGIQGPAIGRYLTNHSFVLGTGKINRREFSENIGNLAILKRETRQSPYQIQILGPNQFFSYQQFEDKVLPDQVSIVYAAFGLVQSRPENRVYLDPNQRDEYGVPLNQVDFSYSSTDQRVIQQMRDGIIQSANAMGVTLDGEPALLPPGSDVHESCTCRMGTDPATSATNPYGQVHGVPGLYVADNSSIPLLAAANPTNATVALAMRLADHIVRTSR, via the coding sequence ATGTGGGTGTACCCCAATAATTGGATACCGGCCAAATCACTTGAGGAGATGGCCACGACGGATTATGACGTTCTGATTGTCGGCAGCGGCGCAGGCGGGGGAGCGACGCTTTACCGGTTATGCGAATTATGGAGGAATCAAGGGGCACGGCGCATCGGTATCCTCGAAAAAGGAGATAGATTGCTTCATTCCCACGCATTAAATGTACCAACCATGAATGTCGACCGCATGCGCGATCAATTGTGGCCTGATAATTCCACGCATATCGGAGCACGGCTTCCCAGCTTTTCCGGTGCCAGGCTAACATTTGCTCTGGGGGGCAGGACATTGTTCTGGAATGCGGCATGCCCTCGGCCGGCGGAATTCCAGCTCCGATATTGGCCTATCAGCACGGAAGAATTGGATGTATATTTCCGGCTTGCCGAGCGCGTGCTGCATTGCACGTCATCCTATGCCGACGGTTCATCCATGCAGGAGGTGTTGATGAACCGGCTTCATGCGCATGGCATACTGGAAGCGACCAATATGCCGCTTGCCATTGATATGAGCGGCTCCCATATGGGGCAGATTCATTCCAATGCATGGTTCAGCTCCATTCATTTTCTCGCGTATGCCCTCAACGACAGGCCATTTGATCTTGCCTTAAACGCCTATACGACGAGCGTCCTGGTTGAAAACGGAAGAGCCGCGGGCGTTACTGTCGCGTCCCCGGATAAAAGAAAGCATGTCATTCGCGCAAAAAACGTGGTCGTGTCCGCCAGTACGTTGGAGACGCCCCGCATATTGCTCAATTCGGGCATCCAGGGACCGGCAATCGGGCGTTATTTGACCAATCATTCCTTTGTATTGGGAACCGGTAAAATAAACCGCCGGGAGTTTTCAGAAAATATCGGCAATCTTGCTATTTTGAAGCGTGAAACGAGGCAATCTCCCTATCAAATCCAAATCTTGGGCCCAAACCAATTTTTCTCATACCAGCAATTCGAGGACAAGGTACTCCCTGATCAAGTGAGTATAGTGTATGCCGCTTTCGGGCTGGTACAGTCGCGGCCGGAGAACAGAGTGTACCTGGATCCGAATCAGCGGGACGAGTACGGGGTGCCTTTGAACCAAGTGGATTTCAGCTACAGCAGCACAGATCAGCGAGTGATTCAACAAATGCGCGACGGGATTATTCAATCCGCCAATGCCATGGGAGTCACATTGGACGGGGAGCCGGCCTTATTGCCGCCGGGAAGCGATGTGCATGAATCCTGCACATGCCGAATGGGAACGGATCCGGCAACTTCGGCCACCAATCCGTATGGGCAGGTTCACGGCGTTCCTGGCCTTTATGTGGCCGATAATAGCAGCATTCCGCTGCTTGCCGCTGCGAATCCGACCAATGCTACGGTCGCTTTGGCGATGCGATTGGCCGATCATATTGTCCGTACCAGCAGGTAG
- a CDS encoding alpha/beta hydrolase produces MALITCNYFSEVLGLSTAMTVILPETTAGQYGMNNVKSTEVHKTLFLLHGLSDDHTIWVRRTSIERYAALKGIAVVMPQVHRSFYTDMAHGLRYWTFLTEELPAKARSFFPLSAKREDNYVAGLSMGGYGAMKWALSYPERFAAAASLSGSLDVAAPALRERIREDARLIYGEGEIAGTPNDLFRLLEEADRHPGPKPKLFQCCGTEDFLYEDNVRFRETVRRTGFEHTYSEGPGDHTWEYWDARIKEVLEWLPLGPQEQPEA; encoded by the coding sequence ATGGCGCTAATTACCTGCAATTATTTCTCGGAAGTGCTGGGTTTAAGCACGGCGATGACAGTCATCCTGCCGGAGACGACGGCGGGACAATACGGGATGAACAACGTCAAATCGACGGAGGTTCATAAGACATTGTTCCTGCTGCACGGCTTGTCGGACGACCATACGATCTGGGTTCGCCGCACGTCGATCGAGCGTTATGCCGCCTTGAAGGGCATCGCGGTCGTCATGCCGCAGGTCCATCGCAGCTTCTATACCGATATGGCTCATGGGCTGCGCTATTGGACCTTCCTGACGGAGGAACTGCCGGCCAAAGCCCGCAGCTTCTTCCCGTTGTCCGCGAAGCGGGAGGATAATTATGTGGCCGGCCTGTCGATGGGGGGATATGGCGCCATGAAATGGGCGCTCTCCTATCCGGAGCGATTCGCGGCCGCGGCTAGCCTGTCGGGCAGCCTGGATGTCGCCGCCCCCGCGCTGCGGGAGCGAATTCGGGAGGATGCCCGGTTGATCTACGGCGAAGGCGAGATTGCCGGGACGCCGAACGATCTGTTCCGCTTGCTGGAGGAGGCGGACCGGCATCCGGGACCGAAGCCGAAGCTGTTCCAATGCTGCGGGACGGAGGATTTCCTCTATGAAGACAATGTCCGCTTCCGGGAGACGGTGCGGCGCACCGGCTTCGAGCATACCTACAGCGAGGGCCCGGGGGATCATACATGGGAGTATTGGGACGCCCGCATTAAGGAAGTGCTGGAGTGGCTTCCTCTTGGGCCGCAGGAGCAGCCGGAGGCATAA
- a CDS encoding AAC(3) family N-acetyltransferase, giving the protein MHTIQSLMADLERIGIDRKGTLLVHSSYKSIGAVEGGPDTVLDALSDYMREGLLVLPTHTWANINAENPRFDVENTPVCIGMLPERFRKRPGVIRSWHPTHSVAALGRDAEGFTVGDEQFDTPCARGSAWGKLLDRQATIMLIGVDLRRNTFIHGIEEWLDIPGRMTDEREQLYTALPDGTAISVPSRRHCGLNWSEHFWKVDGVLREEGAMRLERFGDAEVRVCDTVRMTEVLTRMLRANPDLFSDNEPLNATAQYR; this is encoded by the coding sequence ATGCATACAATACAAAGCCTGATGGCCGATCTGGAGCGGATCGGGATTGACCGGAAGGGCACGCTTCTGGTGCATTCTTCTTATAAAAGCATTGGCGCCGTAGAAGGTGGGCCGGATACGGTGCTCGATGCGCTCTCGGATTATATGAGAGAAGGCTTGCTGGTGCTGCCGACGCATACCTGGGCCAACATCAATGCGGAGAATCCGCGGTTCGACGTCGAAAACACTCCGGTATGCATCGGCATGCTGCCGGAGAGGTTCCGCAAGCGCCCCGGCGTCATTCGTTCCTGGCATCCGACCCATTCGGTCGCCGCGCTGGGCCGCGATGCCGAGGGGTTCACGGTCGGGGACGAACAATTCGACACGCCGTGCGCCCGCGGTTCGGCCTGGGGGAAGCTGCTCGACCGCCAGGCCACGATTATGCTGATTGGCGTCGATCTGCGCCGGAATACGTTCATTCACGGCATCGAGGAATGGCTGGATATTCCGGGAAGAATGACCGACGAGCGCGAGCAGCTCTATACGGCGCTTCCGGACGGAACCGCCATCTCCGTTCCGTCGCGCAGACATTGCGGACTGAACTGGTCGGAGCATTTCTGGAAGGTGGACGGCGTGCTGCGGGAAGAAGGCGCGATGAGGCTCGAGCGGTTCGGCGATGCGGAGGTGCGGGTCTGCGATACCGTACGAATGACGGAAGTGCTGACGCGAATGCTTCGCGCTAACCCGGATCTGTTCTCGGATAATGAACCGTTGAACGCCACCGCGCAATATAGATGA
- a CDS encoding flavin reductase family protein: protein MLTIYPETQTERDNYKLLIGSIIPRPIAFITTLSRDGVLNAAPYSYFNIVSANPPMVSVSVQRKNGIYKDTSRNIIETGSFVVHISDEDYIEAINLTAANLPPEESEVSLAKLTSIPSEKIDVPGIAEAKIRMECTLEQSIALGGTPSSPACDLIIGRVECFHIAEDLYENGRIDARQLKPVSRLAGHNYSKLGEIFTIERPE from the coding sequence ATGCTGACTATCTATCCGGAGACGCAAACAGAGCGGGACAATTATAAGCTGCTCATCGGCAGCATTATTCCAAGGCCGATTGCGTTCATAACGACGCTGTCCAGGGATGGGGTGCTAAATGCGGCGCCGTACAGCTATTTCAATATCGTCTCGGCCAATCCTCCCATGGTATCCGTATCCGTCCAAAGAAAGAACGGCATATACAAAGATACTTCTAGAAACATTATAGAGACGGGATCGTTTGTTGTTCATATCTCGGATGAGGATTACATTGAAGCGATCAATCTGACGGCGGCCAATCTTCCGCCCGAAGAAAGCGAAGTAAGCTTGGCTAAGCTTACTTCGATTCCAAGCGAGAAGATTGATGTGCCGGGCATAGCAGAAGCCAAAATCCGCATGGAATGTACGTTGGAGCAATCAATTGCGCTTGGGGGCACTCCTTCGTCTCCCGCATGCGATTTGATTATCGGAAGAGTTGAATGCTTCCATATTGCGGAAGATCTGTACGAGAACGGCCGGATTGATGCACGCCAATTAAAGCCCGTAAGCCGACTCGCTGGCCACAACTATTCGAAGTTGGGCGAAATCTTCACCATTGAGCGGCCTGAATAA
- the ebgA gene encoding beta-galactosidase subunit alpha, whose amino-acid sequence MRRRKVWEDIGIVHRNRMEARAHFYSYPSRDRALTGEPAYTHHFKSLNGIWQFLFLPAPEYSPPGFEAADYDTAGWNDIRVPGNWQMQGYGRMHYSDLWYNFPIDPPYVPTDNPTGIYKRSFRIGQEWLEDGQQVILRFHGVDSAFHLWVNGAEAGYSKGARLQSEFDVTGLVRAGDNQLTVRVYQWSDGTYLEDQDMWWLSGIFRDVDLYVQPRSGIQDVAVVTKLDGAYTQGVLQVTAKLRHPGADLALAYELLDDRRRTVAEGEVPAAAEEVRFEAEAAQPKLWSAETPELYTLLLTVKRGDDIIEVVPQRIGFRQIERRGSTFIVNGVAIKFRGVNRHDAHPLTGRVVSRDDIEQDIKLMKRHNINAIRTAHYPNSPYLYDLCDEYGLYVIDETDLECHGFELTGDYNWISDDPAWERSYVDRLERMVQRDKNHPSIIMWSLGNESGFGCNFRAMAARARELDPTRLIHYEGDREAEVTDVYSTMYTWLEHPDRKTMQHIIENSDKPHILCEYAHAMGNGPGNLREYQDLFDAHDKLQGGFVWEWIDHGIHTAAEDGRVYYRYGGDFGDDPTNGNFCIDGLVMPDRTPSPGLLEYKKVIEPVRTAKVDLARGMIRCENKYDFASLDHLDLFYSIVKDGEAIRTGRASVAGIAARTARELALGYSLDDVEPEAGADYYLNLSYVLNRDTAWASRGHEVANAQFLLPVRAKAVTVRPSGALDLEERHCELIVRGEDFAIAFDTVKGRISSWTYNGCRVVEAGPRLQFWRAAIDNDMYLVPDYKQKTFLHLMHEVVEEVAWERCGEECIHVRVHTVNAPTNASWHYRSVYEYRIYGNGDILFEVRGVPGGHLRNAPEMLPRIGVKLRINKQCEFAKWYGRGPGESYADSKEANRFGVYEQTVDGMFTPYVMPQENGNHTETRWVRLADRHGIGLMAAGYPSVDFSASYYEAGDLDAAKHTIDLRKRDYIVLNLDYKQNGLGSNSCGQNQLARHRCGFEPFHMKLKLSVYSNRVISDLRKGKEIIL is encoded by the coding sequence ATGCGTCGCAGAAAAGTATGGGAAGACATCGGCATCGTCCACCGGAACCGGATGGAGGCAAGAGCTCATTTCTACTCTTACCCAAGCCGGGATCGCGCCTTGACGGGCGAGCCGGCGTATACGCATCATTTCAAAAGCTTGAACGGCATCTGGCAGTTCCTCTTCCTGCCCGCGCCGGAATATTCGCCGCCCGGCTTCGAGGCCGCCGACTATGACACCGCCGGCTGGAACGATATCCGCGTGCCTGGCAACTGGCAGATGCAAGGCTATGGCCGCATGCACTACTCGGATCTGTGGTACAACTTTCCGATCGATCCGCCGTACGTCCCGACCGATAATCCGACGGGCATTTATAAGCGTTCCTTCCGGATTGGCCAGGAGTGGCTGGAGGACGGGCAGCAGGTGATTCTGCGCTTCCATGGCGTCGATTCGGCCTTCCATCTCTGGGTGAACGGTGCGGAGGCCGGGTACAGCAAGGGGGCGCGCCTGCAGTCCGAGTTCGACGTTACCGGCCTCGTGCGGGCGGGGGACAATCAACTGACGGTCCGGGTGTATCAATGGTCGGACGGAACGTATCTGGAGGATCAGGATATGTGGTGGCTGAGCGGCATTTTCCGCGATGTCGATCTATATGTCCAACCCCGGAGCGGCATCCAGGATGTGGCCGTAGTCACGAAGCTGGACGGCGCCTATACGCAAGGCGTCTTGCAGGTGACGGCGAAGCTTCGCCATCCCGGCGCGGATCTCGCGCTCGCCTACGAGCTGCTGGACGATCGGCGGCGGACGGTAGCGGAGGGCGAGGTTCCGGCGGCAGCGGAGGAGGTGCGGTTCGAGGCGGAGGCGGCGCAGCCGAAGCTGTGGAGCGCCGAGACGCCGGAGCTGTATACGCTGCTGCTGACCGTCAAGCGGGGGGATGACATCATCGAGGTCGTTCCGCAGCGGATCGGCTTCCGCCAGATTGAGCGGCGCGGCTCCACGTTCATCGTCAACGGCGTCGCAATCAAGTTCAGGGGCGTCAATCGCCATGATGCCCATCCGTTGACCGGCCGCGTCGTCTCGCGGGACGATATCGAGCAGGACATCAAGCTGATGAAGCGGCATAACATTAATGCGATCCGAACGGCTCATTATCCGAACTCCCCGTATTTGTACGATTTATGCGACGAGTATGGCTTGTACGTCATCGATGAGACGGATCTGGAATGCCACGGCTTTGAGCTGACGGGGGACTATAATTGGATCTCCGACGACCCGGCATGGGAGCGGTCCTATGTCGACCGGCTGGAGCGGATGGTGCAGCGGGACAAGAACCATCCGAGCATCATCATGTGGTCGCTCGGCAACGAATCCGGCTTCGGCTGCAACTTCCGCGCGATGGCGGCGCGGGCGCGCGAGCTCGATCCGACGCGTCTCATTCATTATGAGGGGGATCGGGAGGCGGAAGTGACGGATGTCTACTCGACGATGTACACCTGGCTGGAGCATCCGGATCGGAAGACGATGCAGCATATTATCGAGAACTCGGACAAGCCGCATATTTTATGCGAATACGCGCATGCGATGGGGAACGGCCCGGGCAATCTGCGCGAGTATCAGGATCTGTTCGACGCGCATGACAAGCTGCAGGGCGGCTTCGTGTGGGAGTGGATCGATCACGGAATTCATACCGCAGCGGAGGACGGGCGGGTCTATTACCGCTACGGCGGCGACTTCGGCGACGATCCGACGAACGGCAACTTCTGCATCGACGGCCTCGTTATGCCGGATCGAACGCCGTCGCCCGGCCTGCTGGAGTATAAGAAGGTCATCGAGCCGGTGCGAACGGCCAAGGTCGATCTGGCGCGGGGCATGATCCGCTGCGAGAATAAATACGATTTCGCCTCCCTTGATCATCTCGATCTGTTCTACAGCATCGTGAAGGACGGTGAAGCGATCCGGACGGGCCGGGCTTCGGTGGCCGGCATTGCCGCCCGGACGGCACGGGAGCTTGCGCTTGGTTATTCGCTCGACGATGTAGAGCCGGAGGCGGGCGCCGATTATTATCTTAACTTGTCTTATGTATTGAATCGGGACACGGCCTGGGCTTCCCGGGGACATGAGGTGGCCAATGCCCAATTCCTCCTGCCAGTAAGAGCGAAGGCAGTGACGGTGCGGCCATCGGGCGCGCTCGATCTGGAGGAGCGTCATTGCGAGCTGATCGTGCGGGGCGAGGACTTCGCCATCGCCTTCGATACCGTCAAGGGGCGGATCTCCTCCTGGACCTACAACGGCTGCCGGGTGGTCGAAGCCGGACCCCGGCTGCAGTTCTGGCGGGCGGCTATCGATAATGACATGTACCTGGTGCCTGACTATAAGCAGAAAACCTTCCTGCATCTGATGCATGAAGTCGTGGAGGAAGTCGCCTGGGAGAGGTGCGGAGAAGAGTGCATTCATGTCCGGGTGCATACGGTGAACGCCCCGACCAATGCTTCATGGCATTACCGGTCGGTATACGAGTACCGCATCTATGGGAACGGCGACATCCTGTTCGAGGTGCGGGGCGTTCCCGGCGGCCATCTCCGCAATGCGCCGGAGATGCTGCCTCGCATCGGCGTGAAGCTCCGGATCAACAAGCAATGCGAGTTCGCGAAATGGTACGGGCGCGGCCCCGGCGAATCGTACGCCGACTCGAAGGAAGCGAACCGGTTCGGCGTGTACGAACAGACGGTGGACGGCATGTTCACCCCGTACGTGATGCCGCAGGAGAACGGCAATCATACGGAGACCCGCTGGGTCCGGCTGGCGGACCGGCACGGCATCGGCTTGATGGCGGCGGGTTATCCGAGCGTCGATTTCAGCGCTTCCTATTATGAAGCCGGCGATCTGGACGCGGCCAAGCACACTATCGATCTGCGGAAGCGCGATTATATCGTCTTGAACCTGGACTACAAGCAGAACGGGCTCGGCTCCAATTCATGCGGGCAGAACCAGCTCGCCCGCCACCGCTGCGGCTTTGAGCCTTTCCATATGAAGCTGAAGCTGTCCGTCTACTCCAATAGAGTCATCTCCGATCTCCGCAAAGGGAAGGAAATCATATTGTAA
- a CDS encoding ring-cleaving dioxygenase: MKKQTTGIHHITAIARNAQENVDFYAGVLGIRLVKKTVNFDAPEVYHFYFGDEAGSPGTIMTFFPWETARKGRVGGGQVGVTTFVVPAGSMDFWEERLRTFHVSTKREARFGEQYLRFSDHDGLQLEIVEREEGPNSKWSFGGVPVDKTIKGFGGAVLYSIDPTATAQLLENVMGLEKRAEEGDWIRFKGSADLGNVIDVNVTPMERGSGGYGTVHHIAWRAKDFEDHEAWRQHIMQEGYHPTPIVDRQYFNAIYFREPGQILFEIATDPPGFTRDEAFEELGSALKLPDRYEARRAAIEKLLPPVQVRGWRGNKREAYFSKRVGACSAYAHFSDIRPLGSVRSQWMRSGLTRPILG; encoded by the coding sequence ATGAAAAAACAGACAACCGGAATTCATCATATTACGGCGATTGCCAGAAATGCTCAGGAAAATGTAGATTTTTACGCAGGGGTATTGGGTATTCGCCTCGTTAAAAAAACGGTTAACTTTGACGCCCCTGAGGTGTATCATTTTTACTTCGGCGATGAAGCGGGCAGCCCGGGCACCATTATGACATTCTTTCCTTGGGAGACGGCACGAAAAGGGCGGGTCGGCGGCGGGCAAGTTGGCGTAACCACTTTTGTCGTGCCTGCAGGCTCCATGGATTTCTGGGAAGAACGGTTGCGAACCTTCCATGTATCAACGAAACGTGAAGCAAGATTCGGGGAACAGTACCTGCGTTTCTCGGATCATGACGGGCTGCAGCTCGAAATCGTGGAACGGGAAGAGGGCCCGAACAGCAAATGGTCTTTTGGCGGCGTTCCCGTCGACAAGACTATTAAAGGCTTCGGGGGAGCGGTGCTGTACAGTATCGATCCGACAGCAACCGCCCAATTGCTCGAGAATGTGATGGGCCTCGAAAAGAGGGCGGAAGAAGGCGACTGGATCCGCTTCAAGGGAAGCGCGGATCTAGGAAATGTGATCGACGTAAATGTGACGCCGATGGAACGCGGTTCCGGCGGATACGGCACTGTCCACCATATCGCGTGGCGAGCCAAAGACTTCGAGGATCACGAAGCATGGAGACAACATATCATGCAAGAGGGCTATCATCCGACTCCGATCGTGGATCGTCAGTATTTTAATGCGATTTATTTCCGTGAGCCGGGCCAGATCTTATTCGAAATCGCTACCGATCCTCCGGGATTCACGCGCGACGAAGCTTTCGAGGAGCTGGGCTCGGCCTTAAAGCTTCCCGATCGGTATGAAGCGCGGCGGGCTGCCATCGAGAAGCTCCTGCCTCCTGTTCAAGTGCGCGGCTGGAGGGGAAATAAGCGTGAAGCCTATTTTTCAAAAAGGGTCGGAGCCTGCAGCGCCTACGCTCATTTCTCGGATATCCGTCCATTGGGATCAGTACGGTCACAATGGATGCGTTCCGGGTTAACGCGGCCGATTTTAGGTTAA
- a CDS encoding TVP38/TMEM64 family protein yields MLEWLERTYRYLSQLDMDQIQALLEKYSSLGPIPGIALPMVEALLPFLPLFIIVAGNASAYGLWLGFIYSWIGTVAGALLVFLAARRFGGRFSTYLSAKYPKAEHFFSWIERKGFTPLFLLYCFPFTPSFFVNIASGVSNVPKRIFVAAVVLGKGVMVFMMSFVGHDWQGFISHPWRLLVAAAGLFLLWLLGKKVEKRYQIQ; encoded by the coding sequence ATGCTGGAATGGTTGGAACGTACCTATCGCTATTTGTCACAGCTTGACATGGATCAGATTCAAGCCTTGCTGGAGAAATATTCCTCGCTCGGCCCCATTCCGGGCATCGCCCTGCCGATGGTGGAGGCGCTGCTGCCCTTTTTGCCGCTGTTCATCATCGTCGCGGGCAATGCTTCCGCCTACGGCTTGTGGCTCGGCTTCATCTATTCATGGATCGGCACGGTCGCGGGAGCGCTGCTCGTCTTCCTGGCCGCGCGCCGGTTCGGGGGGAGATTCAGCACCTATTTGTCAGCGAAATACCCGAAGGCGGAGCATTTCTTCTCCTGGATTGAACGCAAAGGCTTTACGCCGCTGTTCCTGTTGTATTGCTTTCCGTTCACCCCTTCCTTCTTCGTCAATATCGCATCGGGCGTCAGCAATGTGCCGAAGCGGATATTTGTCGCCGCTGTCGTGCTGGGCAAAGGGGTTATGGTATTCATGATGTCCTTCGTCGGCCATGATTGGCAGGGCTTCATCTCTCATCCGTGGCGTCTGCTAGTGGCGGCAGCCGGATTGTTCCTGCTGTGGTTGCTTGGCAAAAAGGTCGAAAAGCGCTATCAAATCCAATAA
- a CDS encoding DUF1634 domain-containing protein, with protein MNSKVEDVELTVSRLLRIGVLGAGLFIAIGLLFFLAAGESGYPDASFPTTVAGVAAGVAGLKPYAFISLGLLLLILTPVFRVAVSLLVFLKEGDIVYAGITGLVLAILLISFVLGRAGH; from the coding sequence ATGAATTCGAAGGTCGAAGATGTTGAACTGACGGTCAGCCGCCTGCTGCGGATCGGCGTACTGGGGGCGGGGCTGTTCATCGCCATCGGGCTGCTTTTCTTCCTGGCTGCGGGCGAGAGCGGGTATCCGGACGCCAGCTTCCCGACGACGGTGGCCGGAGTCGCCGCAGGCGTGGCCGGACTCAAGCCCTATGCATTTATATCGCTAGGGCTGCTTCTGCTTATTCTAACCCCGGTCTTCCGCGTCGCCGTGTCCCTTCTGGTCTTCCTGAAGGAGGGTGACATAGTCTATGCGGGCATTACGGGACTCGTACTCGCGATTCTGCTCATCAGCTTCGTGCTCGGACGAGCCGGACACTAA
- a CDS encoding LacI family DNA-binding transcriptional regulator, translating into MATLKDIAEKAMVSVSTVSRVLNYDETLSVSEETRRRIFEVAEELEYTKHKRGSRTEESAAFPGEAGAAASVGLLMTYPRSEELNDPYYLSMRLAIEAAAREYRVQWFAGFQDELELDSGAADGYIVIGPVQREQVSRLAAVTPNLVFVEPVPWDNRFDIVTADLHDAMEQMLAYMNGLGHRDIAYIGGRDDNGDDGADRREEAYERWMRKRGWYDPHRVRIGRFSAEDGYRLTRELIEAGVRFTAVLAANDSMAIGAVRALREAGLKVPADISVAGFNDITVAQFMTPSLTTVKLHSDFMGRTALELLLERIRTKRAISKKVIIPTELMIRESCAAAR; encoded by the coding sequence ATGGCAACATTGAAGGATATCGCGGAGAAGGCGATGGTGTCCGTCTCGACGGTATCCAGAGTATTGAATTATGACGAGACGCTCTCCGTGTCGGAGGAGACGCGGCGCCGCATCTTCGAAGTCGCGGAGGAGCTGGAGTATACGAAGCACAAACGGGGATCGCGGACGGAGGAATCCGCCGCCTTCCCCGGGGAAGCAGGCGCGGCTGCGTCTGTCGGGCTGCTGATGACGTACCCGCGCAGCGAGGAATTGAATGATCCTTATTATTTGTCGATGCGCTTGGCGATCGAGGCGGCGGCCCGGGAGTATCGGGTGCAATGGTTCGCCGGCTTCCAGGACGAGCTGGAGCTGGACAGCGGCGCGGCGGACGGCTATATCGTCATTGGGCCGGTGCAGCGGGAGCAGGTAAGCCGGCTTGCGGCCGTCACGCCGAATCTCGTCTTCGTCGAGCCGGTGCCATGGGACAACCGCTTCGATATCGTGACCGCCGATCTTCACGATGCGATGGAGCAGATGCTGGCCTATATGAACGGTCTGGGCCATCGGGACATCGCCTACATCGGCGGGCGGGACGATAACGGGGATGACGGCGCGGATCGAAGGGAAGAAGCGTATGAGCGGTGGATGCGGAAGCGGGGATGGTATGACCCTCATCGGGTTCGCATCGGCCGCTTCTCCGCAGAGGACGGGTACCGGTTGACCCGCGAGCTGATCGAAGCGGGCGTTCGCTTCACGGCCGTGCTGGCGGCGAATGATTCGATGGCGATCGGCGCGGTGCGGGCGCTTCGGGAAGCGGGGCTGAAGGTGCCCGCCGATATCAGCGTCGCTGGCTTCAATGATATTACCGTCGCCCAGTTCATGACGCCATCCTTGACGACCGTGAAGCTCCACAGTGATTTCATGGGCCGCACGGCGCTGGAGCTGCTGCTCGAGCGCATCCGGACGAAGCGCGCTATCAGCAAGAAGGTCATCATTCCGACGGAGCTGATGATACGGGAGAGCTGTGCGGCCGCCCGATAA
- a CDS encoding sulfite exporter TauE/SafE family protein, with product MIMTTIQLLLISLVGGTVGAILGLGGGIIITPALTLLFDVDIRYAIGASIISVIATSSGAAIAYLRDRLTNLRVGMFLEVATTIGAVTGAFVASLIAPNVLFILFGLLLLNSAYGMVKKVNTELPEHTKTHPLAAKLRMNGSYYDKALGRQVDYQVANVYGGFGVMYAAGVISGLLGIGSGSFKVMAMDVFMKLPLKVSSATSNFMMGVTAAASAGIYFFRGDIDPSIAAPVAIGVLAGSTIGARLMQKLKSRTIRLLFIPILGYVAIEMILQGVGWI from the coding sequence ATGATCATGACGACGATACAATTGCTGCTCATTTCCTTGGTCGGGGGGACCGTCGGGGCCATTCTCGGCCTGGGAGGCGGCATTATTATTACGCCTGCGCTCACGCTGCTGTTCGATGTCGATATCCGGTATGCGATCGGAGCCAGCATCATCTCGGTCATTGCGACATCCAGCGGAGCGGCGATTGCGTATTTGCGCGACCGGCTGACGAATTTGCGGGTCGGCATGTTCCTGGAGGTGGCGACGACGATAGGGGCGGTGACGGGGGCCTTTGTCGCGAGCCTGATCGCGCCGAATGTGCTGTTCATTCTGTTCGGTCTGCTCCTGTTGAATTCGGCTTATGGCATGGTGAAGAAGGTGAACACCGAGCTTCCGGAGCATACGAAGACGCATCCGCTCGCGGCTAAGCTGAGAATGAACGGCTCGTATTACGATAAAGCGCTGGGGAGGCAGGTCGATTACCAGGTGGCCAATGTATACGGCGGATTCGGCGTCATGTACGCGGCCGGCGTAATCTCCGGCCTGCTCGGCATCGGGAGCGGCAGCTTCAAGGTGATGGCCATGGACGTATTTATGAAGCTTCCGCTCAAGGTCTCCAGCGCCACCAGCAACTTCATGATGGGGGTGACTGCGGCGGCGAGCGCCGGGATTTACTTCTTCCGCGGGGATATCGACCCGAGCATCGCCGCTCCCGTCGCTATCGGCGTGCTGGCCGGCTCGACGATTGGAGCGCGCCTGATGCAGAAGCTGAAGAGCCGTACGATCCGGCTGTTGTTTATACCGATTCTGGGCTATGTCGCCATTGAAATGATTTTGCAGGGGGTGGGCTGGATATGA